One genomic window of Azospirillum sp. TSH58 includes the following:
- a CDS encoding quinoprotein relay system zinc metallohydrolase 1 has product MRALLALLLLLVVSAAPGWAAGPLSYQLKPVAIAPDTWVFEGTREHFTRSNGGNILNPGFIVTDDGVIVIQTGPSRRFGEEMRAAIATVTDKPIRKVFVSNLHPDYWLGNRAFADVPIAALPGTIEGIKAEGQGMTENMYRLVGDWMRGTEPLVPTEAVYGSTVVFGAHRLRLIPLEGHTAADLAILDETTGVLFAGGVVFSDRTPTTPHADIGRWLAALDALDALDVTVLVPNHGRIRSDKAAIAQTRDWLTWLDRTLRERAEGGADMAELLDAPIPERFAGMGVLREEYRRSVSHLWPRIERAILPRVN; this is encoded by the coding sequence ATGAGAGCGCTACTCGCCCTTCTCCTGCTGCTGGTCGTCTCCGCCGCGCCGGGCTGGGCCGCCGGCCCGCTGAGCTACCAGCTGAAACCCGTCGCCATCGCGCCGGACACCTGGGTCTTCGAAGGCACGCGGGAGCATTTCACCCGCAGCAACGGCGGCAACATCCTCAACCCCGGCTTCATCGTGACCGACGACGGGGTGATCGTGATCCAGACCGGCCCGTCGCGCCGCTTCGGTGAGGAGATGCGCGCGGCCATCGCGACCGTCACCGACAAGCCGATCCGCAAGGTCTTCGTCAGCAACCTGCACCCCGACTACTGGCTGGGCAACCGCGCCTTCGCCGACGTGCCCATCGCCGCGCTGCCCGGCACCATCGAGGGCATCAAGGCCGAGGGGCAAGGGATGACCGAGAACATGTACCGCCTCGTCGGCGACTGGATGCGCGGCACCGAGCCGCTGGTCCCGACCGAGGCGGTCTATGGCTCGACCGTCGTCTTCGGCGCGCACCGGCTGCGGCTGATCCCGCTGGAGGGCCACACCGCCGCCGATCTCGCCATCCTGGACGAGACGACGGGCGTGCTGTTCGCCGGCGGAGTCGTCTTCTCCGACCGGACGCCGACGACGCCCCACGCCGACATCGGCCGATGGCTGGCGGCGCTGGATGCCCTGGACGCGCTGGACGTGACGGTGCTGGTGCCCAACCACGGGCGCATCCGGTCCGACAAGGCGGCCATCGCCCAGACCCGCGACTGGCTGACCTGGCTGGACCGTACGCTGCGCGAGCGGGCGGAGGGCGGGGCCGACATGGCCGAGCTGCTCGACGCGCCGATCCCCGAGCGCTTCGCCGGGATGGGCGTGCTGCGCGAGGAGTACCGGCGCTCCGTCTCCCATCTCTGGCCGCGGATCGAGCGGGCAATCCTGCCGCGGGTCAACTGA